The genomic interval AAGACCTTTAGTATTTTTAACACTGATTCTTAGTGGAGTTAACTTCTTGTTTTTAAACAACATTTATCCTTATGCCGTTTTAAAGCAGAAGAATTTATACTTAAATATAAAAAAGAAACAACCAGCACTAGCATTAGTCCCTGGAAGTTTTAACAGTGATCTTCCTGGTTTTCAAATTAAATTTGATGAAAAATTTGATGAAGAAGGTAAAGACGGAAAAGAAGTAAGTTTATTAAAAAAAGTATTAATTTACGATTTAACTGCCGGAAAAGGGAACCAAAAAGTAATTACAGCAGAAAGTGGTAAGATTATCTCGGAAGAAGGAAGTAGATATATGACTTTTATTCTCTACGATGGTTACTACTATCAAGAACACGTAAAAACGGCTAAAACAAATTTACAAAGGAAAAAGATGGCAGCTTCTAATGCCACCTTTAAAGAGTACGAGTTTAACATAGATATTTCTTCCGTTACCGGAGACGATGATCTAAGTAAAACAGACCATACCAAAAACTTTATGATGCTTAGTTTAAATCAATTAAGCGACACCATACCAGATTTAAAAGCAAGCTATGATGAAGCTTTATTGCTAAAATCTAAGAACTTATACTCCACTGTAGTTGCAAGAGACTTATACCAGTATCCAGATTCATTAAAAACAGAAAACATAGATATTGACGTCCTAGAAAACTTTGACTTACAATCTAAAATTAATATTCTAAACTCTGCCACTACAAAAACAGAACGTACGTTAAGCTCTATAAAAAATGGTCAAACCTCCATTAAATACAAAAGAAAAAATCTAAATTTTTTCGACACAGAGTACTATAACAGAATTTCATTTTCGTTATCTTGTTTAATTCTCTTTTTTATAGGCGCACCGTTGGGATCAATTATTAGAAAAGGTGGTTTTGGTTTGCCTATGATATTAGCTATTGCCATTTACGTAACCTACTTCTTTAGCAATACGTTTGGTAAAAATTTAGCAGAAGAAAGTAAGGTCACCTCCTTTTTAGGTTCTTGGTCATCTGCTTTTATAATGGTTCCAATTGGTATTATTTTAACAAGAAGAGCTACAAGAGACAAAGGGATTTTTAATATGGATGCTATTACGCAACCTATTATCAATTTTTTTAAAAAAATATTTACAAAAAAAGAAGCATAAGATATTATGACTGTTCAAAACACTAAAAAAAGTACAGAGTTAAATTCAATTTCAGCAGCAATTGAAGACATAAGAAACGGTAAAATTATTATTGTTGTAGATGATGAAAATAGAGAAAATGAAGGAGATTTTTTAGCTGCAGCAGAGAAAGTGACGCCAGAAATGATTAATTTCATGGCAACACATGGTAGAGGATTAATTTGTGCACCATTAACAGAAAAACGTTGTAAAGAACTAGACTTACACGTTATGGTAAATAACAACACAGACCCAATGGAAACGGCTTTTACGGTTTCTGTAGATTTGCGTGGTAAAGGAGTTACAACTGGTATTTCTGCGGGAGATAGAGCTTTAACTATAAAAGCATTGGTAGATAAAGACACCAAGTCTTTTGATTTAGCTAGACCTGGTCATATTTTTCCGTTAATAGCCAAAGAAGGTGGCGTTTTAAGAAGAACTGGACATACAGAAGCTGCTATAGATTTTGCTCGTTTAGCAGGTTTACAACCAGCTGGTGTTATTGTAGAAATCATGAACGAGGATGGTACCATGGCTCGTTTACCTCAATTGTTAGAAGTTGCTAAAAAGTTTGATATTAAAATTGTTTCTATAGAAGATTTAGTCGCTTACAGAATGGAGCACGATTCTTTAATTGAAATAAAAGAAGATTTTAATTTACAAACTAGATTTGGAGATTTTAGATTAAGAGCATATCAACAAACTACTAATAACCAAGTTCATATTGCCTTAACAAAAGGTTCTTGGTCTAAAGACGAAGCAATCTTAACGAGAGTAAATTCTACTTTAGTAAATAATGATATTTTAGGAACCTTAACCAATAATGCCGACAAGAAACTAGACCAAATGTTTCAGGTAATTAATGATGAAGGAAAAGGAGCTATTATATTTGTAAATCAACAAAATCAATCTCAAAACTTATTAAGTAGATTAACTACTTTAAAAGAGAATCAAAAAAATGGAAATATTAAAGCTCCAGAAATTAAAATGGATAATAAAGATTTCGGAATTGGTGCTCAAATTTTACACGATTTAAACATCCGTCAATTAAAACTAATTACAAATACGCAACAAACAAAACGTGTTGGTATGATTGGTTATGGTTTAGAGATTGTAGATTATGTAGGGTACTAATACCTTTACCTCTATTTTATAAATCAACATTTTTTAATATTTTTTTTTTGAAATCAAATATCCTCTAGGCACAACCTAGAGGATATTTGATTTCCATTAGAATAAGTTAAGTGTTAATTAAAGTTAATAAAACATACTACTTAGTATTTTTTATTAACTTTGAATTATGTTACAGAAACAAAAGTCGGAATTTACAAAACAATTAATTCTCGATGAATCCTTTAAATTATTTTATAAAGACGGTTTTAAAACAACTAGTGTCGATAAAATAATGGTAAAAACTCAACTTACCAAAGGTGCTTTCTATCATCATTACAAAAATAAAAAAGAATTAGGTCTTGCTGTTATCAAACTTAAAATTCAAAAAAGAGTTTATGAAGGAATGATCTCTCCTCTCTACAACCCTGGCAATGCCATAGATATTTTAAAACAGACTTTTTTAGACAGAATTAAATCTTTCCCTTTAGATGAAAAGCAATCTGGCTGTCCAATGAATAACTTTATAAATGAAGTTGGAGACTCTGAAAAAATCTATCAAATTGCTTTAAAGAATATTGTTGAAGAATGGAAATCTGCATTGATACATTTAATTGAAAGAGGAAAAAAAGAAAATAGTATTCTACAATCCATTTCTAGTGAGGCTACAGCTATTTATTTAATTAGTGCTTTTGAAGGCATTAGAGGAATACGAAAGCTATATGACAACGATTATATTCTTGACCAATATACATTTGGTTTATCAGCCTATATCAATCAAATTAAAGTCTGATTTATTTTCATGAAAAACATACCCATAGTATCTTTTAATTAATAAAAAATTAAAAAAAATGAAACTAAAAAATAAAGTAGCTATTATAACAGGTTCCTCTAAAGGAATCGGGAAAGAGATTGCAATATTATTCGCAGAAAATAAGGCTAAAGTAATTGTAAATTACTCTAGCAGTGAAGCTGAAGCGAATGAGACCGTAAAAACGATCATCGCCAACGGCGGAGAAGCAATAGCAATAAAAGCAGATGTTAGTATCAGAAAAGAAGTAACACATCTATTTGATAAAACCATTGAGGTCTATGGCAAAATAGATGTGTTAGTTAACAATGCAGGTGTTATGAAATCTAAGAAATTAAAAGACATTACCGAACAAGATTTCGACATCCATTTTAACGTAAATGTAAAAGGGTTGTATAATACTTTACAAGAAGCAGAAAGTAAGCTTGCTGATAATGGTAATATCATTAACATCTCTTCTAGTACCGTAAAATTAATGTTACCAACATACGCCATTTATTCTGCAACAAAAGCTGCGGTAGAACAAATATCACGTGTATTTTCTAAAGAAATCGGTAGAGGAATTTCTGTAAATGCATTAGCTCCTGGCCCAACTGAAACAGAATTATTTTTAGAAGGAAAATCAACAGAATTTATAGAACAATTAAGTTCTATGAATGCTTTTAACAGATTAGCAAAACCTATAGATATTGCTAGAGTCGCATTATTTTTAGCAAGCGATGATTCTAAATGGGTTTCTGGTCAAGTTATTGGTGCAAATGGCGCTATGGTATAAAATAATTAAAATTCAATTAATCCCCCGCTTTTTAATTCAATTGGCTGCTTATTTTGTTCAAACAAACGAGCAGTCAATTTACCTCTTAAAAAAACAGCTTCATCTACCACTTCTAACCAACTTCCTTCACGTAAGCCCAAAACAGCAGCTTCGTTAAAAACATGAAATTCTTTGATACGCGTTTCTCTCGTTTCTCCCATGTGAGTAGAACCTTCAATAGGATCTAGATAATGCGCATTTATATTAAAAGGAATGCAACCTAAAGTTGTAAAACTTGGTGGGTACACAATTGGCATATCATTGGTGTTCTTCATGTTTAAACCACAAATATTACTTCCGGCACTTGTGCCTAAATACGGTGTACCATTATCTAACACTTGCTTTAACGTTGATAATACATCATTTTTGTACAATTGATTCACCAACTCAAAGGTGTTTCCTCCTCCTGTAAAAATACCTTCAGAATCCTGAATTGCTTCCTTAGCATTTTCAAATTCGTGAATACCTTTTACATCAATATTAATAGTAGAAAAAGCATTTTTTGCTGTTGTAGTATAATCGTCATAACTAATTCCGCTTGGTCTTGCATACGGAATAAATAGTAATTGTTTTACTCCGTTAAAATGTGTTTTTAGAGTA from Polaribacter sejongensis carries:
- a CDS encoding TetR/AcrR family transcriptional regulator, coding for MLQKQKSEFTKQLILDESFKLFYKDGFKTTSVDKIMVKTQLTKGAFYHHYKNKKELGLAVIKLKIQKRVYEGMISPLYNPGNAIDILKQTFLDRIKSFPLDEKQSGCPMNNFINEVGDSEKIYQIALKNIVEEWKSALIHLIERGKKENSILQSISSEATAIYLISAFEGIRGIRKLYDNDYILDQYTFGLSAYINQIKV
- the ribB gene encoding 3,4-dihydroxy-2-butanone-4-phosphate synthase; this translates as MTVQNTKKSTELNSISAAIEDIRNGKIIIVVDDENRENEGDFLAAAEKVTPEMINFMATHGRGLICAPLTEKRCKELDLHVMVNNNTDPMETAFTVSVDLRGKGVTTGISAGDRALTIKALVDKDTKSFDLARPGHIFPLIAKEGGVLRRTGHTEAAIDFARLAGLQPAGVIVEIMNEDGTMARLPQLLEVAKKFDIKIVSIEDLVAYRMEHDSLIEIKEDFNLQTRFGDFRLRAYQQTTNNQVHIALTKGSWSKDEAILTRVNSTLVNNDILGTLTNNADKKLDQMFQVINDEGKGAIIFVNQQNQSQNLLSRLTTLKENQKNGNIKAPEIKMDNKDFGIGAQILHDLNIRQLKLITNTQQTKRVGMIGYGLEIVDYVGY
- the pepE gene encoding dipeptidase PepE, with protein sequence MKKMIIASTSTVHGSSYLEYLLPTLKTHFNGVKQLLFIPYARPSGISYDDYTTTAKNAFSTINIDVKGIHEFENAKEAIQDSEGIFTGGGNTFELVNQLYKNDVLSTLKQVLDNGTPYLGTSAGSNICGLNMKNTNDMPIVYPPSFTTLGCIPFNINAHYLDPIEGSTHMGETRETRIKEFHVFNEAAVLGLREGSWLEVVDEAVFLRGKLTARLFEQNKQPIELKSGGLIEF
- a CDS encoding LptF/LptG family permease; translated protein: MKILDRYILKTFLVPFIATFLIVLFVLVMQVLWQTFENIAGKGISLPFILKFLYYSTLIITPQALPIGVLLSSIMALGTLGENYEFAAAKSAGISLQRLVRPLVFLTLILSGVNFLFLNNIYPYAVLKQKNLYLNIKKKQPALALVPGSFNSDLPGFQIKFDEKFDEEGKDGKEVSLLKKVLIYDLTAGKGNQKVITAESGKIISEEGSRYMTFILYDGYYYQEHVKTAKTNLQRKKMAASNATFKEYEFNIDISSVTGDDDLSKTDHTKNFMMLSLNQLSDTIPDLKASYDEALLLKSKNLYSTVVARDLYQYPDSLKTENIDIDVLENFDLQSKINILNSATTKTERTLSSIKNGQTSIKYKRKNLNFFDTEYYNRISFSLSCLILFFIGAPLGSIIRKGGFGLPMILAIAIYVTYFFSNTFGKNLAEESKVTSFLGSWSSAFIMVPIGIILTRRATRDKGIFNMDAITQPIINFFKKIFTKKEA
- a CDS encoding SDR family oxidoreductase; its protein translation is MKLKNKVAIITGSSKGIGKEIAILFAENKAKVIVNYSSSEAEANETVKTIIANGGEAIAIKADVSIRKEVTHLFDKTIEVYGKIDVLVNNAGVMKSKKLKDITEQDFDIHFNVNVKGLYNTLQEAESKLADNGNIINISSSTVKLMLPTYAIYSATKAAVEQISRVFSKEIGRGISVNALAPGPTETELFLEGKSTEFIEQLSSMNAFNRLAKPIDIARVALFLASDDSKWVSGQVIGANGAMV